A genome region from Baekduia alba includes the following:
- a CDS encoding cupin domain-containing protein codes for MPAPSPTSPAPSVAEPTVALPGDGELRWYRDRLVDLRLTGAQTGDRVSLVEVAMPAGAMTPLHRQPYDDETLYVLSGALTVHLDGAEQTVGAGGVVFIPRELPHALLAIEATKLIIFGIPAGQERYFRALSVPAPQRELPPPPTAEPHPAAAIALQQTAFLNGVEILGDPPFDAVA; via the coding sequence ATGCCCGCTCCCTCCCCGACCTCGCCCGCGCCCTCCGTGGCCGAGCCCACCGTCGCGCTCCCCGGCGACGGCGAGCTGCGCTGGTACCGCGACCGCCTCGTCGACCTGCGCCTCACCGGCGCGCAGACCGGCGACCGCGTCTCGCTCGTCGAAGTCGCGATGCCCGCCGGGGCGATGACCCCGCTGCACCGCCAGCCCTACGACGACGAGACGCTGTACGTCCTCTCCGGCGCGCTCACCGTCCACCTCGACGGCGCCGAGCAGACCGTCGGCGCCGGCGGTGTCGTCTTCATCCCGCGCGAGCTCCCGCACGCGCTGCTGGCCATCGAGGCCACCAAGCTCATCATCTTCGGCATCCCCGCCGGCCAGGAGCGCTACTTCCGCGCGCTCTCCGTCCCCGCGCCGCAGCGCGAGCTGCCGCCGCCGCCCACCGCCGAGCCGCACCCGGCCGCCGCGATCGCGCTCCAGCAGACCGCGTTCCTCAACGGCGTCGAGATCCTCGGCGACCCACCGTTCGACGCTGTCGCTTGA